From a region of the Halanaerobium hydrogeniformans genome:
- a CDS encoding PD-(D/E)XK nuclease family protein: MANNSLSDLYFSQSALEIFNKCRRKFKYRYLDGLYWPSEWGMKEEFKEDIDRGRKFHLLAERYYNKSIASTVLKENNQLQAWFSRLKNYCPLTKNIIAAEQEIRFRNNKLKFLAKYDLLEYNSEDKSITIYDWKTDHKSLYQKDLVNSIQSRFYLYLMVEAAYKYFADAYQLEGMPKLLYWNPRYPKEEIKINYNKKDHKKDRDFFEALIEEILGQENFDLTDNLNLCRFCEYRPICRGKKAEGKELIEEDLNLDLDWEAVEEMEFL, translated from the coding sequence ATGGCAAATAATAGTCTATCAGATCTATATTTTTCCCAATCTGCTCTGGAAATTTTTAACAAATGCCGAAGAAAATTTAAATATCGTTATCTTGATGGTCTCTACTGGCCCTCTGAATGGGGAATGAAAGAGGAATTTAAAGAAGATATTGATCGCGGTAGAAAATTTCATCTGCTTGCAGAAAGATATTATAATAAGAGTATTGCCAGTACTGTTTTAAAAGAAAATAATCAGCTCCAGGCATGGTTCAGCCGGCTTAAAAATTATTGTCCTCTGACTAAAAATATTATTGCTGCTGAACAGGAAATACGTTTTCGAAATAATAAACTTAAATTTCTTGCTAAGTATGACCTTTTAGAATATAATTCTGAAGATAAGAGCATAACTATTTATGACTGGAAAACAGATCATAAAAGTTTATATCAAAAAGATTTAGTAAACTCAATTCAGAGCCGCTTTTATTTATATCTGATGGTTGAAGCAGCTTACAAATATTTTGCTGATGCTTATCAGTTAGAGGGAATGCCGAAACTGCTTTATTGGAATCCACGTTATCCTAAGGAAGAAATTAAAATTAATTACAATAAAAAAGATCATAAAAAGGATCGCGATTTTTTCGAGGCCTTGATCGAAGAAATTTTAGGGCAAGAAAATTTTGATCTTACTGATAACTTAAATCTCTGCCGCTTTTGTGAATACAGGCCAATTTGCAGAGGTAAAAAAGCAGAGGGGAAAGAATTAATTGAAGAAGACTTAAACCTTGATCTTGATTGGGAAGCGGTTGAAGAAATGGAGTTTTTGTAA
- the pcrA gene encoding DNA helicase PcrA: protein MEDSDIIKDLNKEQKKAVQHDKGPLLLLAGAGSGKTRVLTRRIAYLIKQRGVSPYNILAVTFTNKAAEEMKNRVAKMVDGVDKSLLISTFHSFCVRILRREAEKLGYQSNFVIFDSIDQRKLIKKILKEENIDPKKTKPSSVLNKISNAKNELKSPEQFRNSAGSFYAKNIADLYEKYQKQLKANNAVDFDDLIQLTVKLFKKYPKVLEHYQERFKYILVDEYQDINHAQYELVNLLAERYRNVCVVGDPDQGIYGFRGADIRNILNFEDDYPDAKIIKLEQNYRSKANILKAAQAVIKNNSSRKEKSLWTEKESGPEIELYEAESEKDEADFFCRMAKELKKSKDYSYDDMAVLYRTNSQSRAFEDMLMKYGIPYQITGGVRFYERLEIKDIMAYLRLIYNPADDISFLRITNRPKRGIGAGTLAKIQQYAETESISLYQAALQSKSNPDLSSSYQKRVLAFTKIIEELREQKDEIALARLTETLLEKSGYRKDLEEEKTNKAETRLENIEELFSVINDYMKNSNENTLAGFLEEVTLMSDIDTLEEEQSAVTLMTIHSAKGLEFPVIFLVGLEEGIFPHANSLYERDGIEEERRLCYVGMTRAMDRLFLSRAKIRLRFGERQINPPSQFLEEIPEELLIDPKKEKTDIAKEAKLVNDNNSATEYVIGQKIVHPRWGIGIILSIRGKENTELKISFQQGKTRTLLAEFAPIQKV from the coding sequence GTGGAAGATAGTGATATAATAAAAGATTTAAATAAAGAACAAAAAAAAGCAGTTCAACATGATAAAGGTCCCCTGCTTTTACTGGCTGGTGCAGGTAGTGGAAAAACAAGGGTTTTAACAAGGAGAATAGCATATTTAATTAAGCAAAGAGGAGTATCTCCATATAATATTCTGGCAGTTACCTTTACCAATAAAGCTGCTGAAGAAATGAAAAACAGGGTAGCAAAAATGGTAGATGGGGTTGATAAAAGCCTTTTAATTAGTACTTTTCATTCTTTTTGTGTAAGAATTCTAAGGAGAGAAGCAGAAAAATTAGGTTATCAAAGCAATTTTGTAATTTTTGACAGCATAGATCAGCGCAAATTAATCAAAAAAATTCTTAAAGAAGAAAACATTGATCCTAAAAAAACAAAGCCCTCTTCAGTTTTGAATAAAATTAGTAATGCAAAAAACGAGTTGAAAAGTCCTGAGCAATTCAGAAATTCTGCCGGCAGTTTTTATGCAAAAAATATTGCAGATCTTTATGAGAAATACCAAAAACAATTAAAGGCAAATAATGCAGTTGATTTTGATGATTTAATCCAGCTAACAGTTAAGCTTTTCAAAAAATATCCGAAGGTTTTAGAGCATTATCAGGAACGCTTTAAATATATTTTGGTAGATGAATATCAGGATATTAACCATGCCCAATATGAGCTGGTAAATTTACTTGCTGAGCGTTATCGCAATGTTTGTGTTGTTGGTGATCCTGATCAGGGTATTTATGGTTTTAGAGGAGCAGATATTAGAAATATCCTTAATTTTGAAGATGATTATCCAGATGCTAAAATAATTAAACTTGAACAAAATTATCGTTCAAAAGCAAATATTTTAAAAGCAGCACAAGCTGTGATTAAAAATAACAGTTCCCGCAAAGAAAAAAGCCTTTGGACAGAAAAAGAATCTGGCCCTGAAATTGAATTATATGAAGCTGAAAGTGAGAAAGATGAGGCTGATTTTTTCTGCAGAATGGCTAAAGAATTAAAGAAATCTAAAGATTATAGTTATGATGATATGGCTGTATTGTATAGAACTAATTCTCAGTCTCGTGCTTTTGAAGATATGTTGATGAAATATGGGATTCCTTATCAAATTACTGGAGGGGTAAGATTTTACGAAAGATTGGAAATAAAAGATATTATGGCATATCTGCGCTTAATTTATAACCCTGCTGACGATATTAGTTTTTTAAGGATAACAAATCGGCCAAAAAGAGGAATTGGAGCAGGTACACTGGCTAAAATTCAGCAATATGCAGAAACCGAATCAATAAGCTTATATCAGGCAGCACTTCAGTCCAAAAGCAATCCTGATTTAAGTAGCAGCTATCAAAAACGTGTATTAGCTTTTACAAAAATAATTGAGGAACTTAGAGAACAGAAAGATGAAATTGCTTTAGCCAGATTAACTGAAACATTACTTGAAAAGAGTGGTTATAGAAAAGATCTTGAAGAAGAGAAAACTAATAAGGCAGAAACAAGGTTAGAAAATATTGAAGAACTTTTTTCCGTTATAAATGATTACATGAAAAATAGTAACGAAAATACGCTGGCCGGATTTTTAGAAGAAGTAACCTTAATGTCAGATATAGATACTCTGGAAGAAGAACAATCTGCAGTTACTTTGATGACTATCCATTCTGCAAAAGGACTTGAATTTCCAGTCATATTTTTGGTAGGTTTAGAAGAGGGGATTTTCCCTCATGCCAATTCGCTTTATGAAAGAGATGGGATAGAAGAAGAAAGAAGGCTCTGCTATGTTGGTATGACAAGGGCTATGGATAGATTATTTTTAAGTAGAGCTAAAATAAGGCTTCGTTTTGGAGAAAGACAGATAAATCCACCATCTCAATTTCTTGAAGAAATTCCAGAAGAATTACTGATTGATCCCAAAAAAGAAAAAACTGACATTGCAAAAGAAGCAAAATTGGTTAATGATAACAACTCAGCTACAGAATATGTGATCGGCCAAAAAATCGTTCATCCTCGTTGGGGAATTGGAATTATACTCTCTATTAGAGGCAAGGAAAATACAGAGCTTAAAATTTCTTTTCAACAAGGAAAAACAAGAACACTTTTGGCAGAATTTGCTCCAATTCAGAAGGTTTAG
- a CDS encoding ATP-dependent helicase produces the protein MDFKARPGQKEVLEYRGGQLAVPAVPGAGKTTVLAHLAADLITEELNSGQKILIVTYMNSAVANFRKMIGNCLAAKGLPRSRGYSVKTLHSLALEIIKEKPEARLINQDFELIESGRRFRWIKQLSSKWAAENNDLLLDYFNLEKNSYHFKKYSKRWKDEDFPAYVSSMISYFKLKLLEADELREMIRYSNLRKRNILTPAADIYAEYQFKLAQSGLLDFDDLVQHSLKLLKKDPDFAERISAQYSYVFEDEAQDSNQAQEEMLYLLAGENKNLLRVGDSNQAITGSFTLSDPEIFRNYCRSDEVKVQTMSVSSRSSQDIIDLANFLVDWSQSEFENRNLDALEKKYIEPVLEDDPVSNPEPEGYRIGIRSFKNWKEEKKFLARQAFRKSQENSNKTTAVLMPIGRQLEEIGAEINKLGGEYQLAGSTASNVFLTEIEVILKFLTSPNSANNLKLLLNEVFLEDDQQARQLLEELLEEKEVAEIIFPTAGLSRDIFNITLRKKEGFNEIFKAVTKLQGWLEASMEIPPDELVLFLAERIELSGKKLALAQNLSLEFGRLLKENPAWRLDQLTAELPEIRDRLKQFAETLTEMEGFETAPDKVSLSTMHKAKGMEWDTVFIGGLTSDQFQHSDDDYFMGEKFYLSEEIKNPKAAARAELEYLINDKKEKNADKKARQQLIAERIRLLYVAITRAKENLFLSSHKKRGSWDKSPAYVFSDLKDFINEKQKGGSDRNGK, from the coding sequence ATGGATTTCAAAGCAAGACCAGGTCAAAAAGAAGTATTAGAATACCGCGGGGGACAGCTTGCAGTACCAGCAGTACCAGGTGCAGGTAAAACAACGGTTTTGGCTCATTTAGCAGCTGATTTAATAACTGAAGAACTTAACAGTGGACAAAAAATATTGATTGTAACCTATATGAATTCAGCAGTAGCTAATTTTAGAAAAATGATTGGTAATTGTCTGGCAGCAAAAGGTCTGCCCAGAAGTAGGGGTTATAGTGTTAAAACATTGCATTCACTTGCTTTAGAAATTATTAAGGAAAAACCTGAAGCAAGGCTTATCAACCAGGATTTTGAGTTAATAGAGTCAGGCAGGCGTTTTCGCTGGATAAAACAGTTATCGAGCAAATGGGCTGCAGAAAACAATGATCTTTTGCTGGATTATTTTAATCTTGAAAAAAACAGCTATCACTTTAAAAAATATTCCAAAAGGTGGAAGGATGAAGATTTTCCTGCATATGTTTCCTCGATGATATCTTATTTTAAACTTAAACTTCTAGAAGCTGATGAGTTAAGAGAAATGATTAGATATTCGAATTTAAGAAAGAGAAATATTTTAACTCCGGCAGCTGATATATATGCTGAATATCAATTTAAACTGGCCCAGTCCGGTCTGTTAGATTTTGATGATTTAGTTCAACACAGTCTAAAACTACTTAAAAAAGATCCTGATTTTGCAGAAAGAATTTCAGCTCAATATTCTTATGTTTTTGAAGATGAAGCTCAGGATTCAAATCAGGCTCAGGAAGAGATGCTTTATTTATTGGCCGGAGAAAATAAAAATTTGTTAAGGGTTGGAGATAGTAATCAAGCAATTACAGGAAGCTTTACCCTTTCTGACCCTGAAATTTTTCGTAATTATTGCCGTTCAGATGAAGTTAAAGTCCAAACAATGTCAGTTTCCAGTAGAAGCAGCCAGGATATTATTGATTTAGCAAATTTTTTGGTGGATTGGAGTCAAAGTGAATTTGAAAATAGAAATTTAGATGCTTTAGAAAAAAAATATATAGAGCCTGTATTAGAAGATGATCCTGTTTCTAATCCTGAGCCGGAGGGATATCGAATTGGTATTCGTTCATTTAAAAATTGGAAGGAAGAAAAAAAGTTTTTAGCCAGACAGGCATTTCGTAAATCACAGGAAAATTCGAATAAAACTACTGCGGTGTTGATGCCAATTGGCAGACAATTGGAAGAAATAGGAGCTGAAATAAACAAGTTAGGCGGAGAATATCAACTTGCTGGCAGTACTGCTTCTAATGTTTTTTTAACGGAAATTGAAGTTATTTTAAAATTTTTAACTTCACCTAATTCTGCCAATAATTTAAAATTGCTTTTGAATGAGGTGTTTTTAGAAGATGATCAACAAGCCAGGCAGCTGTTAGAAGAGCTGTTAGAAGAAAAAGAAGTAGCAGAAATTATTTTCCCCACAGCAGGTTTAAGCAGAGATATCTTTAATATTACATTAAGGAAAAAAGAAGGGTTTAATGAAATTTTTAAGGCAGTAACAAAATTACAGGGGTGGTTGGAGGCCTCAATGGAGATTCCACCAGATGAACTTGTATTATTTTTAGCAGAACGAATAGAACTAAGTGGTAAAAAACTTGCTTTAGCTCAAAATCTTTCTCTAGAATTTGGGCGTCTTTTAAAAGAGAATCCAGCCTGGAGACTTGATCAACTCACTGCAGAACTTCCAGAAATAAGGGATAGATTAAAACAGTTTGCTGAAACTTTAACGGAAATGGAAGGTTTTGAAACAGCTCCCGATAAGGTAAGCCTATCAACTATGCATAAAGCAAAGGGTATGGAATGGGATACAGTATTTATAGGTGGTTTAACATCTGATCAATTTCAGCATAGTGATGATGATTATTTCATGGGAGAAAAATTTTATTTAAGTGAAGAAATAAAAAATCCTAAGGCAGCTGCTAGAGCAGAATTAGAATATTTAATAAATGACAAAAAAGAAAAAAATGCTGATAAAAAAGCCAGACAACAATTAATTGCAGAGAGAATCAGGCTGCTATATGTGGCGATTACCAGGGCAAAAGAAAATCTGTTTTTGAGCAGTCATAAGAAAAGGGGCAGTTGGGATAAATCTCCTGCTTATGTTTTTAGTGATCTCAAAGATTTCATAAACGAGAAACAAAAAGGAGGGTCAGACCGAAATGGCAAATAA
- a CDS encoding GIY-YIG nuclease family protein has protein sequence MEKAKQKKYPESGVYLLKIKVKKKIKITVGALGEKIFPAGYYFYAGTAQRNLLSRLKRHYSQKKKLHWHIDYLLKKSVLETDYVFNFTRQGECFLAEILRSAGAKTIVSSFGASDCSCNSHLLYFDFKKGEDIIDKILDNRDLNSEFSNFLKG, from the coding sequence ATGGAAAAGGCTAAGCAGAAAAAATATCCAGAAAGCGGAGTTTATTTGCTCAAAATAAAAGTCAAAAAAAAGATTAAAATTACTGTTGGTGCACTAGGAGAAAAGATATTTCCTGCAGGTTATTATTTTTATGCAGGTACTGCTCAGAGAAATCTTCTATCAAGGCTCAAAAGACATTATAGTCAAAAGAAAAAATTACACTGGCATATAGATTATTTGTTAAAAAAATCTGTATTAGAAACTGATTATGTTTTTAATTTTACCAGGCAGGGAGAATGTTTTTTGGCAGAAATTTTAAGATCAGCTGGAGCAAAAACTATTGTCAGCTCCTTTGGGGCAAGTGACTGTAGTTGTAATAGTCATTTACTTTATTTTGACTTTAAAAAAGGTGAAGATATAATTGATAAAATACTAGATAATAGAGATTTAAATAGCGAATTTAGTAATTTTTTAAAGGGTTAG
- the hslO gene encoding Hsp33 family molecular chaperone HslO — translation MEDYLIRAITTNKELRALALRSTNLVAEAQKRHKTTPVATAALGRVLNGALLTASLVKSGEEIVLKIDGTGPAKKIIAEANQKGEVRGYIANPQLEFNTTEEGKLDVAKAVGAGELSLTKIMDMKEPYTGSVPLVSGEIGEDLTYYFTASEQIPSAVGLGVMVDKDLSVKAAGGFLIQLLPEASEETIKLLEKNLAELKSISSLIDQGFSPEEILDSLLGDLDYRVMARKEVQFKCKCSRARSYELIAGLGKEDIKETLEKEEQIEIKCHFCGETYVFTKNEIEKLLSEIDKAEEH, via the coding sequence ATGGAAGATTATTTAATTAGAGCAATTACTACTAATAAAGAACTTCGTGCTTTAGCTCTTAGATCTACAAATTTAGTAGCAGAAGCACAAAAAAGGCATAAGACAACACCAGTGGCTACTGCAGCCCTGGGAAGAGTATTAAATGGAGCTCTTTTGACTGCATCCCTTGTAAAATCAGGTGAAGAGATTGTGCTTAAAATTGATGGTACTGGTCCTGCTAAAAAAATAATAGCAGAAGCAAATCAAAAAGGAGAAGTAAGAGGTTATATCGCTAATCCCCAGCTGGAATTTAATACCACTGAAGAGGGTAAACTTGATGTTGCTAAGGCTGTGGGAGCAGGAGAGCTCTCTTTAACAAAAATTATGGATATGAAAGAACCATATACAGGGAGTGTTCCTCTGGTTTCTGGAGAGATCGGAGAGGATTTAACTTATTATTTTACTGCTTCAGAACAGATTCCTTCAGCAGTTGGCCTGGGAGTTATGGTGGATAAAGATCTAAGTGTTAAGGCAGCTGGCGGATTTTTAATTCAACTGTTACCCGAAGCTTCAGAAGAAACGATAAAATTATTAGAAAAGAATCTGGCGGAATTAAAATCTATCAGTAGTTTAATTGATCAGGGCTTTAGCCCAGAAGAAATTCTAGATAGTTTATTGGGTGATCTAGATTACAGAGTCATGGCCAGAAAGGAAGTCCAGTTCAAATGCAAATGCAGCAGGGCTAGAAGTTATGAACTTATTGCAGGATTAGGGAAAGAAGATATTAAAGAAACTTTAGAGAAAGAAGAACAGATAGAGATAAAATGTCATTTTTGTGGTGAGACATATGTATTTACAAAAAATGAAATCGAAAAGTTATTATCAGAAATAGATAAAGCAGAAGAGCATTAA
- the hflX gene encoding GTPase HflX, with product MYKVDQLKEKALLVGVDESDLEELKLLVDTAGAKAKLTMTYHDRKIDPAFYVGKGKVNEIKNTAESTDINLIVFDNELSPVQQRNLEDYIGIKVIDRSQVILDIFARHAHSKESKIQVELAQLEYRLPRLRGRGIEMSRLAGGIGTRGPGESKLEVDRRRIEKKIHRLKEKLKDIKSSRDVQRSQRKDPLAALVGYTNAGKSTIMNLLSGANSHVADQLFATLDSTMRQLELPVGRTIILSDTVGFISKLPHQLFASFRTTLEEIENADIILHVIDSSDPKMEKNIKVVEEELENLNSSKSKRIKIFNKIDLLKQSEINDLKLIYPDAIFISALKGIGKDKLLAKLNQIIRQNMVEIELDLPYSKGKWIEKIHNNGQVIKEEYQKNNIYLKALISEETASRLERYSREHS from the coding sequence ATGTATAAAGTTGATCAACTCAAAGAAAAGGCTCTGCTTGTTGGTGTTGATGAGAGTGATTTAGAAGAATTAAAATTACTTGTAGACACTGCAGGTGCAAAAGCAAAATTAACTATGACCTATCATGACCGTAAAATTGATCCAGCTTTTTATGTTGGCAAAGGCAAAGTAAATGAAATTAAAAATACAGCTGAAAGTACTGATATAAATTTGATTGTATTTGACAATGAACTTTCACCGGTTCAACAGCGTAACCTTGAAGATTATATTGGAATAAAAGTTATTGACCGTTCTCAGGTAATACTGGATATTTTTGCTAGACATGCCCATAGCAAAGAAAGCAAAATCCAAGTGGAGCTAGCCCAATTAGAATATCGTCTGCCAAGATTGAGAGGACGAGGGATAGAAATGTCTCGTCTGGCTGGTGGTATAGGAACCAGAGGTCCTGGTGAAAGTAAGCTTGAGGTTGATAGAAGAAGGATTGAAAAAAAGATTCACCGCCTCAAAGAAAAATTAAAAGATATAAAATCAAGCCGTGATGTACAGCGAAGTCAGCGAAAAGACCCTCTTGCTGCCCTGGTTGGCTATACAAATGCCGGTAAATCAACCATAATGAATTTGCTTTCTGGTGCAAACAGTCATGTTGCAGATCAACTATTTGCTACTCTTGATTCTACAATGAGACAGCTAGAACTGCCTGTAGGAAGAACAATAATATTAAGTGATACTGTAGGCTTTATCAGTAAATTACCCCACCAATTGTTTGCTTCTTTTAGAACCACTTTAGAAGAAATAGAAAATGCTGATATAATTCTTCATGTTATTGATAGCTCAGATCCTAAAATGGAAAAAAATATTAAAGTTGTTGAGGAAGAATTAGAAAATTTAAATTCTAGCAAAAGCAAAAGAATAAAAATCTTTAATAAAATTGACTTATTAAAGCAATCAGAAATTAATGATCTAAAATTAATTTATCCAGATGCAATTTTTATTTCGGCTTTAAAAGGCATCGGTAAAGATAAATTATTAGCTAAATTAAATCAAATAATCAGACAAAATATGGTGGAAATCGAGCTTGATTTGCCCTATTCTAAAGGTAAGTGGATAGAAAAAATCCACAATAATGGTCAGGTAATTAAAGAGGAATACCAAAAAAACAATATTTATCTTAAAGCTTTAATTTCTGAAGAAACAGCTTCAAGACTGGAAAGATACAGCAGAGAGCATAGTTAA
- the recJ gene encoding single-stranded-DNA-specific exonuclease RecJ gives MQIKKPKEADLKAELIDYFQDEKLAALAAARGLNNKNELKKFLELDNYEELNLEAFPQIMEAVDFILSYIKNNKNILIYGDYDVDGISSTAILMGALQRLSDNIVYHIPDRFKEGYGLNKDVLKSYSESIDLVISCDCGISNYEEVKFAKKMGMAFVVTDHHDLPEKLPPADYILSPRLLAENHQGYWLPGAGMAFFLVKAIYKKIERAGEEKDFLDLLLLAIIADVVPLIGENRYLFKTALTKLQQSQRPGLKALYNELNINAHEINEKVLGFQIAPILNSAGRIDNAEKALKLLLAEDKTQAFSLAAQLKDINQQRKKISQEIFLEAEKAIDSEQRKALILYNKSWHQGVIGIAAGRIAENYQIPVVLMTYNPDKDLITASARSIEGININNLISKCSSLLEKHGGHAAAAGFSLKKDRLEKFRLRLKRLINQELKSLEQNLVITTDLEVELAELNHEFYQKLRLFAPFGEANPEPVFYTEVEILNSRELSNGRHKKMVVSDGKDKITALWWWAKDIKIHQKQKLAFKLSENIYQGNRSLELEIKALSPLDKQKDPVDIDKASQKTSSFIKIVNYKNKSAADLKAGLENTSYFLESKEEFSLYPVVNREYQKKAKRLVFLTIPPSVEIIKEMIILTEAEEIFITDLHPADKSFKKFIKMLMALIKYNLNHENGIFNLRRAAVTLSEKEITIKRGIQYLAARAMLNYEYISYDEILISKGGIEDKGLSNLRAKQLHNLLEESSAFRRFILNKSISDIEQVLNNLNK, from the coding sequence ATGCAGATAAAGAAACCAAAGGAAGCTGATCTAAAAGCCGAATTAATTGATTATTTTCAGGATGAAAAACTAGCTGCTTTAGCTGCTGCACGAGGTTTAAATAATAAAAATGAACTAAAGAAGTTTCTTGAGTTAGACAATTATGAAGAGCTTAATTTAGAGGCTTTCCCTCAAATTATGGAAGCAGTAGACTTTATTTTATCTTATATTAAAAATAATAAAAATATTTTAATCTATGGTGACTATGATGTTGATGGTATAAGCTCTACCGCGATTTTAATGGGAGCTTTGCAAAGGCTGAGTGATAATATTGTATATCATATTCCAGATCGTTTTAAAGAAGGTTATGGTTTGAATAAAGATGTTTTGAAATCATATTCAGAAAGTATTGATTTAGTTATTAGTTGTGATTGTGGGATTAGTAACTATGAAGAAGTAAAATTTGCTAAAAAAATGGGGATGGCCTTTGTTGTGACAGATCATCATGATCTTCCAGAAAAATTACCACCTGCAGATTATATTCTTTCTCCCAGATTATTAGCTGAAAATCACCAGGGATATTGGCTGCCTGGAGCTGGAATGGCATTTTTTCTGGTCAAAGCTATCTATAAAAAAATTGAACGGGCCGGGGAAGAAAAAGATTTTTTGGATTTACTTTTGCTGGCTATTATAGCAGATGTAGTTCCTTTAATTGGTGAAAACAGATATTTATTTAAAACTGCTTTAACAAAACTGCAGCAGAGCCAAAGACCTGGTTTAAAAGCTCTCTATAATGAATTAAATATTAATGCTCATGAGATCAATGAAAAAGTACTTGGTTTTCAAATTGCTCCAATTTTAAATTCTGCTGGACGGATTGATAATGCTGAAAAAGCCTTAAAATTGCTTCTGGCAGAAGATAAAACCCAGGCTTTTTCACTTGCTGCTCAATTAAAAGATATAAATCAACAGAGAAAAAAAATTAGCCAGGAAATTTTCCTGGAAGCTGAAAAAGCTATTGATAGTGAGCAAAGAAAAGCACTTATTCTCTATAATAAGAGCTGGCATCAAGGTGTTATAGGTATTGCAGCAGGTAGAATTGCAGAAAATTATCAAATTCCGGTTGTGTTGATGACCTATAATCCGGATAAAGATCTAATAACTGCTTCTGCTCGATCTATTGAAGGAATAAATATTAATAATTTGATTTCTAAATGTTCTTCTCTTCTCGAAAAACATGGTGGTCATGCTGCAGCAGCAGGTTTTTCATTAAAAAAAGATAGATTGGAAAAATTCAGATTGCGGTTAAAAAGATTAATTAATCAAGAACTAAAAAGCTTAGAGCAAAACCTAGTTATTACAACAGACCTGGAAGTAGAATTAGCTGAGCTGAACCATGAGTTTTATCAAAAATTAAGATTATTTGCTCCGTTCGGGGAAGCAAATCCTGAACCTGTTTTTTACACAGAAGTTGAGATATTAAATAGTAGGGAGCTCTCCAATGGTAGACATAAAAAAATGGTTGTTTCTGATGGTAAAGATAAAATAACTGCTCTTTGGTGGTGGGCAAAAGATATAAAAATCCATCAAAAACAGAAATTGGCTTTTAAATTAAGCGAGAACATTTATCAGGGGAATAGGAGTTTAGAGTTAGAAATCAAAGCACTAAGCCCATTAGATAAGCAAAAAGATCCAGTAGATATAGATAAAGCTTCTCAGAAAACTTCAAGTTTTATAAAAATAGTCAATTATAAAAATAAGTCAGCAGCAGATTTAAAGGCGGGACTAGAAAACACCTCATATTTTTTAGAAAGCAAAGAAGAGTTTTCGCTTTACCCAGTAGTAAATAGAGAGTATCAAAAAAAAGCGAAAAGACTTGTTTTCTTAACTATTCCACCTTCAGTTGAGATAATTAAAGAAATGATTATTTTAACTGAAGCAGAAGAAATTTTTATTACGGATCTTCATCCAGCTGATAAAAGCTTTAAAAAATTCATCAAAATGCTGATGGCTTTGATAAAATATAATCTTAATCATGAAAATGGAATTTTTAATCTTAGAAGAGCTGCAGTGACTTTAAGTGAAAAAGAAATAACCATTAAAAGAGGGATTCAGTATTTAGCTGCAAGAGCAATGTTAAACTATGAATATATAAGCTATGATGAAATACTTATTTCTAAAGGGGGAATAGAAGATAAGGGATTGAGCAATTTGAGAGCAAAACAACTGCATAATTTACTGGAAGAAAGCTCGGCTTTTAGAAGGTTTATTTTAAACAAGTCTATTAGTGATATTGAACAAGTCCTAAATAACTTGAATAAATAA